A single window of Candidatus Woesearchaeota archaeon DNA harbors:
- a CDS encoding AAA family ATPase — protein MVIIIVSGTPGTGKTTIAKKIANLNKGKYIDVTHVITKHKLSEGYDKRSKCKLINIKKLNKILIKYITAANKTKKDLIIDSHLAHYLPPKYVTLCIITKTNLKELQTRLKKRHYNAAKIRENLDAEIFDICYHEAQELGHKIKIINTSKPAALVKM, from the coding sequence ATGGTTATCATCATTGTTTCAGGAACACCAGGAACAGGAAAAACAACAATAGCTAAGAAAATAGCTAACTTAAACAAAGGAAAGTATATTGATGTAACCCATGTTATAACAAAACATAAGTTAAGTGAAGGCTATGATAAAAGGTCTAAGTGTAAACTAATAAATATTAAAAAATTGAATAAAATTCTCATAAAGTATATTACCGCAGCAAATAAAACAAAGAAAGATCTTATCATTGATTCTCATCTTGCTCATTATCTACCGCCAAAGTATGTGACTCTTTGTATTATCACAAAAACAAATCTAAAAGAATTGCAAACACGATTAAAAAAAAGACATTATAATGCAGCTAAAATCAGAGAAAATCTTGATGCGGAGATATTCGACATTTGTTATCATGAAGCGCAAGAGCTTGGACATAAAATTAAGATAATTAATACCTCAAAACCAGCAGCTCTGGTGAAAATGTAG
- a CDS encoding GTP-binding protein, producing MLKLIQQFIRKVFRDLFGKKKQIKLGLYGPPNSGKTTLANKICMDWLGEELGTSSPIAHETREVQVKEQISIKAKNKELSFNLVDTPGIATKIDYEDFIKVGMKEAEAKTRAKEATKGVIDAIKWLDNMDVVIIILDATKDPYTQVNITIIGNLQARSIPVLIVANKIDLKKADIKKIQAAFPQYEIVGISAKKGEGMEQFYEALLGLAG from the coding sequence ATGCTGAAATTAATACAACAATTTATTCGAAAAGTGTTTCGTGATCTTTTTGGAAAGAAAAAGCAAATTAAGTTAGGTTTATATGGTCCGCCGAATAGTGGAAAAACAACATTAGCTAATAAAATTTGTATGGATTGGTTAGGTGAAGAATTAGGAACTTCGTCCCCAATTGCTCATGAAACTCGGGAAGTTCAAGTTAAAGAACAAATTTCTATTAAAGCAAAAAATAAAGAACTCTCATTTAATTTAGTTGATACACCTGGAATTGCAACTAAGATCGATTATGAAGATTTTATTAAAGTTGGTATGAAGGAAGCCGAAGCAAAAACAAGAGCAAAAGAAGCAACTAAAGGTGTAATTGATGCTATTAAATGGTTAGACAATATGGATGTTGTTATTATCATATTAGATGCTACCAAAGATCCTTATACTCAAGTAAATATAACTATTATTGGAAATCTTCAAGCAAGAAGTATTCCTGTGTTGATTGTCGCTAACAAGATCGATTTAAAAAAAGCAGATATTAAAAAAATCCAGGCAGCATTTCCTCAATATGAAATTGTAGGAATTTCAGCAAAAAAAGGCGAAGGAATGGAGCAATTTTATGAAGCATTGCTCGGGCTTGCAGGGTAA
- the nrdR gene encoding transcriptional repressor NrdR: MKCPFCQEGTKVIDKRELEEGAVTRRRRECLKCEKRFTTYERVETPPIMIVKKDGRRELFNIQKLKMGILKACEKRPVAEQQIDEVVKRVEQRLYNYNATEIPSKKVGETVIRELKKLDKIAYIRFASIYHDFEDISEFKEELDKLEKK, from the coding sequence ATGAAATGTCCTTTTTGTCAGGAGGGAACAAAAGTAATTGATAAACGTGAATTAGAAGAAGGTGCAGTAACCAGGAGACGAAGGGAATGTTTAAAATGCGAAAAGCGCTTTACAACATATGAACGTGTTGAAACTCCTCCGATTATGATTGTGAAGAAAGATGGAAGGCGGGAACTCTTTAATATTCAAAAATTAAAGATGGGTATTCTTAAGGCATGTGAAAAGCGTCCTGTTGCTGAACAACAAATAGATGAAGTTGTTAAAAGGGTTGAGCAGCGTTTATACAATTATAACGCGACGGAGATACCGAGTAAAAAAGTCGGAGAAACCGTTATTCGAGAATTAAAAAAACTAGATAAAATAGCTTATATCAGATTTGCTTCTATCTATCATGATTTTGAAGACATTAGTGAATTCAAAGAAGAGCTGGATAAATTGGAGAAGAAATAG
- a CDS encoding peptidylprolyl isomerase, whose translation MGKKKLSPDHKPKIIHVYPKEDYAQDAAKNKRKTYMVWGALVVLLIVVLVIWKYNSSPDNSDTILTVSVVTVNGVDITSKDIDAELSKLPKNVVALQDKEQLKSMIVEQMIVKELLLEKAKELKLQVSDAEIDEALKNIKEELSISEDEFNKVLQEQGITLAMVRQTYHDQLLINKVMKQEIQKPIVSDEQIKTYYDENKDKLMQVKASHVLVCYKGAMFCTSERTEADAKARAEEVLKKAKEGKDFAELAKEYSDDNSAAKGGDLGYFTRGQMVKEFEETAFNLSKNQVSGLVKTQFGYHVIKLIDRKTSFDELQEKIKKQLEAQNAEKDILKYIDGLKASAKISYPLK comes from the coding sequence ATGGGAAAGAAAAAATTATCTCCAGACCACAAACCTAAAATTATCCATGTGTATCCAAAGGAAGATTATGCTCAAGATGCAGCAAAAAACAAAAGAAAAACCTATATGGTGTGGGGAGCGCTTGTAGTGTTGCTTATAGTAGTCCTTGTTATTTGGAAATATAATAGTTCTCCAGATAATTCAGATACAATACTAACAGTTTCAGTTGTTACTGTTAATGGTGTTGATATAACTTCTAAAGATATAGACGCAGAGCTTTCCAAATTACCAAAGAATGTCGTTGCTCTACAGGATAAAGAACAATTAAAATCAATGATTGTAGAACAGATGATTGTTAAAGAACTCTTATTGGAAAAAGCAAAAGAGCTAAAGTTACAAGTTAGTGATGCTGAGATTGATGAAGCACTTAAAAATATTAAAGAAGAGCTGAGTATTTCTGAAGACGAATTTAATAAAGTTCTTCAAGAGCAGGGAATCACCTTAGCTATGGTGCGGCAAACATATCATGATCAGCTCTTAATTAATAAAGTAATGAAACAGGAGATTCAAAAACCTATAGTTAGTGATGAACAAATTAAAACATATTATGATGAAAACAAGGATAAGCTTATGCAGGTTAAAGCAAGCCATGTATTAGTTTGTTATAAGGGAGCTATGTTTTGTACCTCAGAAAGAACAGAAGCAGATGCGAAGGCAAGAGCAGAGGAAGTGTTGAAAAAAGCAAAAGAAGGAAAAGACTTTGCTGAACTTGCAAAAGAATACTCAGATGATAATTCTGCTGCAAAAGGCGGTGACTTGGGATATTTCACAAGAGGTCAAATGGTGAAAGAATTTGAAGAAACAGCTTTTAATCTTTCAAAGAATCAAGTATCCGGATTAGTTAAAACGCAATTTGGTTATCATGTTATTAAATTAATTGATAGAAAAACTTCTTTCGATGAACTTCAGGAAAAAATAAAGAAGCAATTAGAAGCTCAAAATGCAGAAAAAGATATTCTAAAATATATCGATGGTTTAAAAGCAAGTGCTAAGATTAGTTACCCTCTTAAATAA
- a CDS encoding DNA repair exonuclease, producing the protein MKFAHLSDIHIGSWRDPQLREASTSAFIKAIDICIEEQVDFILISGDLFNTSLPTIERLKIVVAYLRELKKRNIPVYIIAGSHDFSPSGKTMLDVLEKAELFINVVKGDVVDGTLQLRFTIDQKTGTKITGMLGKKGLLDKKYYERLELKNLEQEEGFKIFMFHTAITEFKPSDLELMDSVPLSLFPKHFNYYAGGHVHAPLQQDIEHFGLLTYPGALFPNNFKELEKFHHGGFYIYDESIENNIRYIPIELYSVVSLVIDCNMKTPEEIKELLLIKLNQQPVKNSLVTLRLKGVLRSGKIRDINFKEIIEQFYAAGAYLIMKNTAQLSSEEFEEIKIDTKATEELEQNLIKQHLGQIAIEGVTHEAEFVMSTKLLQLLATEKKEGERVIDYEERLKKEFLEGLNLDLF; encoded by the coding sequence ATGAAATTTGCTCATCTCTCTGATATCCATATTGGTTCTTGGAGGGATCCTCAATTACGAGAAGCAAGCACTTCAGCATTCATCAAAGCAATTGATATTTGTATTGAGGAACAGGTTGATTTTATTTTAATCAGTGGAGACTTGTTTAATACTTCATTACCAACTATAGAACGGCTAAAAATTGTTGTTGCTTACTTGCGAGAACTCAAGAAAAGAAATATTCCCGTATATATTATAGCAGGAAGCCATGATTTTTCACCAAGCGGAAAAACTATGCTTGATGTTCTTGAAAAAGCTGAACTTTTTATCAATGTAGTTAAAGGTGATGTTGTTGATGGAACTTTGCAATTACGTTTTACTATTGATCAGAAAACAGGCACAAAAATTACTGGTATGCTTGGCAAAAAGGGACTTCTTGACAAAAAATATTATGAAAGGCTCGAACTTAAAAATCTTGAACAAGAAGAAGGCTTCAAAATTTTCATGTTTCACACTGCGATCACCGAATTTAAACCTTCAGACTTAGAACTCATGGATTCTGTACCGTTAAGTTTATTTCCAAAACATTTCAATTATTACGCAGGCGGCCATGTCCATGCTCCCTTGCAACAGGATATTGAACATTTTGGTTTACTTACTTACCCTGGAGCTCTTTTCCCTAATAATTTTAAAGAACTTGAGAAATTCCATCATGGTGGATTTTATATTTATGATGAAAGCATCGAGAACAACATAAGATATATACCGATAGAACTTTATTCAGTTGTCTCCTTAGTTATAGATTGCAATATGAAAACACCTGAAGAAATCAAAGAACTTCTTCTTATCAAACTTAACCAACAACCAGTTAAAAATAGTCTTGTTACCTTGAGATTAAAAGGCGTATTACGCAGTGGAAAAATACGAGATATCAACTTTAAAGAGATCATTGAGCAGTTTTATGCAGCAGGAGCATATCTTATTATGAAAAATACTGCTCAACTTTCTTCAGAAGAATTCGAAGAGATTAAGATTGATACTAAAGCTACTGAAGAGTTAGAGCAGAATCTTATTAAACAACATCTTGGACAGATTGCTATTGAGGGTGTAACTCACGAAGCAGAATTTGTTATGAGCACTAAATTATTACAACTCCTTGCTACTGAAAAAAAAGAAGGAGAACGTGTTATTGATTATGAAGAACGGTTAAAAAAAGAATTTCTAGAGGGTTTAAATTTGGATTTGTTTTAA
- a CDS encoding ATP-binding protein, with product MYDVIIGRSEADRKAFGNAGTIFLGKQYVTMGQTTSLSNIIYLDVVRSHVVFIVGKRGSGKSYSMGVIVEGISDLPEDVRENLSVIFLDTMGVYWTMKYPNKKEELLLKQWGLASKPLPIKIYTPTGFHKRYLQDGIPTDHPFSIKPAELDPLDWIMTFDIPENDPMAVLIERVLHMLKETKHEFSIDEIVTEVRNDSRSEKQTKDAVENRFLNTKAWGIFDVQGTTLAELAGPGEVTVLDLSCYATQEDGWKIKNLVVGLVAQKLFIQRMIARKNEEYTEVHGSLHYFTSEPITKKKMPLVWLVLDEAHEFLPNQGQTLATQPLVTILREGRQPGISLILASQQPGKIHTDVMTQADTIIAHRITAKLDTDALGILMQSYMREGLTKQIDDLPRTFGSALIFDDTNERLYPMKIRPRFTWHGGESPTAMPEKKQENL from the coding sequence ATGTATGATGTTATTATTGGAAGAAGTGAAGCTGATAGAAAAGCTTTTGGCAATGCCGGAACTATCTTTCTTGGAAAACAGTATGTAACTATGGGACAAACTACTTCGCTTTCTAATATTATTTACCTTGACGTTGTAAGAAGCCACGTCGTATTTATCGTCGGCAAGAGAGGATCTGGAAAGTCCTACTCAATGGGCGTCATTGTAGAAGGGATTTCTGATCTGCCTGAAGATGTCAGAGAAAACTTGAGTGTTATTTTTCTAGATACTATGGGTGTTTATTGGACTATGAAATATCCTAATAAAAAAGAAGAACTTCTTTTAAAACAATGGGGTTTAGCTTCGAAACCATTGCCCATCAAAATATATACTCCTACAGGATTTCATAAACGTTATTTGCAAGACGGCATTCCGACAGATCACCCTTTTTCCATTAAACCTGCTGAGTTAGATCCTCTCGACTGGATTATGACGTTTGACATTCCTGAAAATGATCCCATGGCAGTACTGATTGAACGAGTCTTGCATATGTTAAAAGAAACTAAGCATGAGTTTAGTATTGATGAAATTGTTACTGAGGTACGAAATGATTCCCGCTCAGAAAAACAAACAAAAGACGCTGTTGAAAATAGATTCCTCAATACCAAAGCATGGGGTATTTTTGATGTCCAAGGAACTACCCTTGCAGAATTGGCTGGACCTGGGGAAGTTACGGTGCTTGATTTAAGCTGCTATGCTACTCAAGAAGATGGTTGGAAAATTAAAAATCTCGTTGTTGGGTTAGTCGCACAAAAATTGTTCATTCAACGAATGATTGCACGAAAAAATGAGGAATACACTGAAGTTCATGGAAGCTTGCATTATTTTACTTCTGAACCAATTACTAAAAAGAAAATGCCGCTTGTTTGGCTAGTACTTGATGAAGCACATGAGTTTTTACCAAATCAAGGCCAGACATTAGCAACACAGCCCTTAGTTACTATCCTTCGTGAAGGACGGCAACCTGGCATTTCTTTAATTCTTGCAAGCCAACAACCTGGAAAGATCCACACTGATGTTATGACCCAAGCTGATACTATTATAGCACATCGCATTACTGCTAAACTCGATACTGATGCGCTTGGCATATTAATGCAGAGTTATATGCGCGAAGGTTTAACCAAACAAATAGATGATTTACCACGAACTTTTGGCTCAGCATTGATCTTCGATGATACTAATGAACGCCTGTATCCTATGAAAATCAGACCGCGATTTACCTGGCATGGTGGAGAAAGCCCAACAGCAATGCCTGAGAAGAAGCAAGAAAATTTGTAG
- a CDS encoding ATP-binding protein: MKGKIISGEFGKILIREKAGTSLELGELLIADEYPKILLQVYDLVYGSQLSQANLELISGMTLEENHDLGFMDPQLRNYRLALLKTLVTITSHDAQLCKTLPSFFSSVREIVKEDFTFLNHPEKSLYLGNIRSGSRNLEIPLLLDGEKVFTEHLLIAASTGKGKSNLMSCMLWHCLDKDYCGILVLDPHDEYYGRTKKGLKDHQQRERVIYYTPTTPPPGARSLKINIKDIQPHHFNGVVEFTDAQKDAIHAYYKQFGDGWIQAIISDQQLLNVNFFEGTLAVIKRKLIHLLDVDVHETNLRFMGIFDTNAGATTIHDIAQALENQATVIVDTSHLRNDVEILVGSLLASEIFSRYKKYKLKGITNKPVISIVIEEAPRVIGKDILQKGNNIFATIAREGRKFKVGLTAITQLPSLIPRDILANMNTKIILGLEMAPERKAIIESASQDLSTDDRSIASLDKGEAIVTSTFSKFAMPIKIPEFKTLLPEKVHETSTYSFNGVETL; the protein is encoded by the coding sequence ATAAAAGGTAAAATCATTAGCGGTGAATTTGGTAAGATTCTTATTCGAGAGAAAGCAGGCACTTCTTTAGAATTAGGCGAACTTCTCATTGCTGATGAATATCCAAAAATCCTTTTACAAGTATATGATCTTGTTTATGGAAGCCAACTTTCCCAGGCTAATTTAGAACTTATTTCAGGGATGACTCTTGAAGAAAATCATGATCTTGGATTTATGGATCCACAATTAAGAAATTATCGCTTAGCATTATTAAAAACACTCGTCACCATTACATCCCACGATGCACAGCTTTGTAAAACACTCCCTTCCTTCTTCTCTTCAGTAAGAGAAATTGTGAAAGAAGACTTTACGTTTCTTAATCACCCTGAGAAATCTCTCTATTTAGGGAATATTAGATCAGGATCCCGTAATTTAGAAATTCCTTTGCTTTTAGATGGAGAAAAAGTATTTACCGAACATCTTTTAATTGCTGCTTCAACAGGGAAAGGAAAAAGCAATCTAATGTCTTGTATGCTCTGGCATTGCCTTGATAAGGATTATTGTGGCATATTAGTGCTCGATCCACATGATGAGTATTATGGAAGGACAAAAAAAGGTCTCAAAGACCATCAACAAAGAGAGCGTGTTATTTACTATACACCTACTACACCACCACCAGGAGCGCGATCGTTAAAAATTAATATTAAGGATATTCAACCACACCATTTTAATGGTGTGGTTGAATTTACTGATGCACAAAAAGATGCTATTCATGCCTATTACAAACAATTTGGTGATGGATGGATTCAAGCTATTATTTCTGATCAACAACTGCTTAACGTGAATTTTTTTGAAGGGACGCTTGCTGTCATAAAAAGAAAGCTTATTCATTTATTAGATGTTGATGTTCATGAGACTAATCTGCGTTTCATGGGTATTTTTGATACCAACGCCGGCGCAACTACCATCCATGATATAGCACAGGCATTAGAAAACCAAGCTACTGTTATTGTTGATACTTCCCATCTTCGAAACGATGTTGAGATTTTAGTAGGATCATTGCTTGCTTCGGAGATTTTTTCAAGGTATAAAAAATATAAGCTTAAAGGGATTACCAATAAACCAGTGATATCAATAGTTATTGAAGAAGCTCCAAGAGTTATTGGAAAAGACATTCTTCAAAAAGGCAATAATATCTTTGCTACTATTGCTCGAGAAGGAAGAAAATTTAAAGTGGGATTAACTGCCATTACTCAATTACCTTCCCTTATTCCAAGAGATATTTTAGCTAACATGAATACTAAGATTATTTTAGGGCTTGAAATGGCTCCTGAAAGAAAAGCAATCATTGAGAGCGCCAGCCAGGATTTAAGCACTGATGACAGAAGTATTGCCAGCTTAGATAAAGGCGAAGCTATAGTAACCAGCACTTTTTCAAAATTTGCCATGCCTATTAAAATACCTGAATTTAAAACCCTACTTCCAGAAAAAGTTCATGAAACTAGTACCTACTCATTTAATGGGGTGGAGACATTATGA
- a CDS encoding thioredoxin domain-containing protein: MKEHKEELSKLQRELSHLEKTYKTGIITDNEYQTSKNAVMKKLNKLMIKLRHEEASKRVVDEILKEKLSSTVATSKTHDSKKSIKGTAKKISSLGKSSRPVKQENKNEITSKTPKFPNEDNDAFWNGVVYILVLLLVLAATFTTYRYYEAHSQLKVVTIYEFTDFQSKNSRNVQKALSEIKDEYSDQVKIILKHYPLEEIHPDSVLAAEALECAAEQGEFRKFHNFLFNAQKELSSQLIKEFAQEQELNSEVFNDCLESHKKLDKVKADIEEGKQLGVTAVPTFIIDGHMLVGNQKYEVFKYYIDQALN, from the coding sequence ATGAAGGAACACAAAGAAGAACTTAGTAAATTACAGCGTGAACTTTCCCATCTCGAAAAGACGTATAAAACGGGAATCATAACAGATAATGAATACCAAACAAGTAAAAATGCTGTTATGAAGAAATTGAACAAATTAATGATTAAACTACGTCATGAAGAAGCGTCAAAGCGTGTTGTTGATGAAATTTTGAAGGAGAAATTATCCTCGACTGTAGCAACTTCAAAAACTCATGATTCAAAGAAATCAATTAAAGGAACAGCAAAGAAAATATCTTCCTTAGGAAAATCTTCAAGACCAGTAAAACAAGAAAATAAAAATGAAATTACCTCAAAAACTCCAAAATTCCCCAATGAAGATAATGATGCTTTTTGGAATGGAGTAGTTTATATCTTAGTCCTGCTCCTGGTTCTAGCTGCTACGTTTACAACCTATCGTTATTATGAGGCCCATAGTCAATTAAAAGTTGTTACCATCTATGAATTTACTGATTTTCAATCTAAAAACAGCCGAAATGTTCAAAAGGCACTTAGTGAAATTAAGGATGAGTATAGTGATCAAGTTAAAATAATCTTAAAGCATTATCCTCTCGAAGAAATACATCCTGACTCAGTGCTTGCTGCAGAAGCTTTAGAATGTGCTGCAGAACAAGGTGAGTTCAGAAAATTTCACAATTTTCTATTTAACGCTCAAAAAGAGTTATCTTCTCAACTGATAAAAGAGTTTGCTCAAGAGCAAGAGCTAAATAGTGAAGTATTCAATGATTGTTTAGAAAGTCATAAAAAACTAGATAAAGTCAAAGCTGACATTGAAGAAGGAAAACAATTAGGGGTTACAGCAGTTCCCACTTTTATTATTGATGGTCATATGCTCGTTGGTAATCAAAAGTATGAAGTTTTTAAGTATTATATTGACCAAGCTCTGAATTAA
- a CDS encoding DUF2073 domain-containing protein: MLTLQFVPYHEIESLSSSKRVSKLLDIVKLNKILLLEGRLTREEEADLIKKTMQDISNTFKGIELGVVYPNYKDANLLGKLKYQMINTLLGNRIGLTIIGPASIVKEIKQDPNKIELLTKNK, translated from the coding sequence ATGTTAACATTGCAATTTGTGCCATATCATGAAATTGAAAGCTTAAGCTCAAGCAAAAGAGTTAGCAAACTTCTCGATATAGTTAAACTTAATAAGATTCTGTTATTAGAAGGAAGATTGACACGAGAAGAAGAAGCAGATCTAATCAAAAAAACAATGCAGGATATTTCTAATACTTTTAAAGGAATTGAATTAGGAGTAGTCTATCCAAATTACAAAGACGCTAATCTTTTAGGAAAGTTAAAGTATCAAATGATTAATACGCTATTAGGGAATCGAATTGGACTGACTATTATTGGTCCTGCAAGCATTGTCAAAGAAATTAAGCAAGATCCTAACAAGATTGAGCTTCTCACGAAGAATAAGTAG
- a CDS encoding redox-regulated ATPase YchF — MFIGVVGKPSVGKSTFFKAATLANVDIAPYPFTTIKPNHAIGFVKVKDVALEFGKHSNPRTGYCLGDYRFVPIDLMDVAGLVPGAHKGLGMGNQFLDDLRQADVLIHVIDISGSVDEKGESVEPGSYDPINDVLFLEEELDFWYLGILKKGWDKFARTIIQEKKSVVLALAKQLSGLKVTEQMIDAGVKKLSLDPFKPTLWQEQDLHSLARFLREQTKPMVIAANKIDVPCAKVNLIRIKEKFPQYLIIPCSSESELALREASRHNLIEYIPGEKTFTVKNSEKLSEQQKNALSFIQQNILQEYGSTGVQEVLNTAVFRLLKYIAIFPGGVNKLEDKDGNVLPDCFLMPEQTTALDFAYRLHTDFGKHFICAKDCKTKMTVGKEHRLKHSDVVEIVSGK, encoded by the coding sequence ATGTTTATTGGAGTAGTAGGCAAGCCATCAGTGGGGAAAAGCACCTTTTTTAAGGCAGCAACATTAGCAAATGTAGATATTGCACCCTATCCTTTTACTACGATTAAACCTAATCATGCTATTGGTTTTGTCAAAGTTAAAGATGTTGCACTCGAGTTTGGAAAACACTCAAATCCCCGAACAGGATACTGTTTAGGAGATTATCGTTTTGTACCTATTGATCTAATGGATGTTGCTGGATTAGTTCCAGGAGCTCATAAAGGTTTAGGAATGGGAAATCAATTTCTTGATGATTTAAGGCAAGCAGATGTTTTAATTCATGTTATAGATATCTCTGGAAGTGTTGATGAGAAAGGTGAATCTGTTGAACCTGGAAGTTATGATCCTATTAATGATGTCTTGTTTCTTGAAGAAGAGCTTGATTTTTGGTATTTAGGAATTCTCAAAAAAGGATGGGACAAGTTTGCGCGCACGATTATTCAAGAAAAAAAATCTGTTGTTCTAGCTCTTGCTAAACAATTAAGCGGATTAAAAGTTACAGAACAAATGATCGATGCTGGTGTTAAGAAACTTTCATTGGATCCTTTTAAACCTACTTTGTGGCAAGAACAGGACTTGCATAGTTTAGCAAGATTTTTGCGAGAACAAACAAAACCCATGGTCATCGCTGCAAATAAAATTGATGTTCCTTGCGCAAAAGTAAATCTCATTAGAATTAAAGAGAAATTTCCCCAGTATTTGATTATTCCTTGTAGTTCTGAAAGCGAATTAGCACTGCGAGAAGCTTCCCGACATAATCTTATAGAGTATATACCTGGTGAAAAAACATTTACTGTTAAGAATTCTGAGAAATTAAGTGAGCAGCAGAAAAATGCCTTGTCCTTTATTCAACAAAACATTCTGCAAGAATATGGAAGCACGGGGGTACAAGAGGTTCTTAATACAGCTGTGTTTAGACTGTTGAAGTATATTGCTATTTTTCCCGGTGGTGTTAATAAACTCGAAGATAAAGATGGCAATGTATTACCTGATTGTTTTTTGATGCCTGAACAAACTACTGCATTAGATTTTGCTTATAGATTACATACTGATTTTGGGAAGCATTTTATTTGCGCAAAAGACTGTAAAACAAAGATGACTGTTGGGAAAGAACATCGTTTAAAACATTCTGATGTTGTTGAAATTGTAAGTGGGAAATAG